The following is a genomic window from Nymphalis io chromosome 23, ilAglIoxx1.1, whole genome shotgun sequence.
CTGTAAAGAGCCATCGTTAAAGTGGCGTGAGCGCCAGCCATCGAGCGACGGCATCACACGATGGACATCGCGCGATCTATTAGGACACCTGTTAGGTCATCGCACGACCACTTTGATCGTGAGATGAAAAACGCATCGCGCCATCGTACGATCGCTCCCAATTAGGACGCCGCCTATGGTAAGGATAAAGGGGGTGTAAGTTTGCTTGAAAATCAATCCTGAATTATGACGAGCGAAGCCGCGGCCAAAGCGTTGTGTAATTCACGTAAAAACTAAACACCGAATCGAAATTGTATTTGATatcacttattataattaaaaccgaATACCAATAAATAATCGCCATACTGTAAAACAATAATGTACTTCGCTATGCTAGTTATTATGGTTAGtaatccagtgtaattacaccgCTACAGCGTATCGACAGTGTAAGATATGGTTTGTGATTCTGATtagatttcggccatggcggccattTTCAATAGCTAGTGAACTCGGCGTGCCGTAGTATAGTGCGCAACAAATGCACTCTATtcactcactctcataatacAATGGGACGTGAAATCCGATCCGGGATTTATAACTGCATAGACCAACGTAGCCATTTTACttacacatattatttacatcgcTAATATATATGAAGGAGTAaccttacaaaaaaaaaatgtttttaaaaaaaaaacctcccGCTGATATTCTTTCGCCTGTCCTTAGGTCTAAAGATGTtcctttccgaaccggtggtatatttttaagcaatcaataattataatgcttctacctatactaatattataaatgcgaaagtaaccaGAGTTTCGTCTTTACGGCTAAACGACAAAGCCGATCTTGtagaaatttggtatgaagccaGCTTAAACCCTGAGGAAGGACGTAGGCCGTAacctaccgtaacagcctgtgaatgtcccactgctgggctaaaggcctcctctcctctttttgaggagaaggtttggagcttattccaccacgctgctccaatgcgggttggtagaattcacatgtggcagaacttcagtgaaattagacacatgcaggtttcctcacgatgttttccttcaccgtaaagcacgagatgaatataatcacaaattaagcacatgaaaattcagtggtgcttgcccgggtttgaacccacgatcatcgcttaagattcacgcgttcttaccacagggccatctcggccgtAACCTAACACCGGTCCAATCcactaacacgcgggcgaaagctagtatttaataaaaaaaaaattactttgacTGAATAAGCGTTAAGCATATCAGCATCACAATTTTTACCATTATTCACGCATGATTGATTCATTACGTTACAGATTTGCGGTGAACGTCCTCATTTGTTTGGGATGGTGAGTCAAACTATTCATCAGCTATTGCATAAACACATTTATCGCTTTTGTGAAAACCCGTAATACACAAgcctatgaaataaatataaacacattacCAACTAAATGGTGGACGAAATCCACTCATATTAAGGATTTGGATATTTTCTACGCTGATTCATTGTGAATTTGAGCCGAAACTCTGAGGTTTCCTTACGAAATTTACTTTCCTCACCGCTGAGCATGCAaaaacaatcacaaattaagcacgtataaactctatatataattttatgtacttGTTCGGATTCGAATCCATGACCTTTGGATAAGTGATTCCACCAGTGATATATCCACTGGGTATTAtaggtttaaaaataatatatcttttaaataatattaataaaataaatacaaagaattCAACACATTAGAGACTGAGAACAATGATCAAAAATCCGTTATAGAAATTACAATTGATAACTTAAATTACAGCCCCCACGAAACGGAAAATGTGAAGGCTGCATACAAATCTGGCGAAGCGTTCGAACAGAATATGCCGATAACACTCGAGAACATCAAGAGGAAACTAAAAGAAAGCGGCATCTTTAACTGGCAGGACCCAAAGTTGACTGATCGAGAGAGAAAAGAACTTACCAAGTTATTCGAAGCTGTTGAAATCATGGTCCGTTCTTTGTTACTATGTACCTTAAGTGTTACTGCCATCTGCCAACCAACCAACCAGCCAATCAACCAACCTACTAACCAACCTCTTTCAGTAGAAGAAAATCGTCTATATTTATTCCAATGACAAGAGGAGTAAATTTATTAGCAAGAGCTATTGCTCTGCAATATTATAAGCTACAAACAGTTTTTGTCATTAATATATCTACTTATACACCTTTACTTCCAaatttccgataacaactttgaCAACACTCAAAACGATATATTTCACAAATCCATgactattttacaattttacaaatatctattgaaaatttcaaccgatatttaatttcaatttaagaaaaatcttttattaatgtttactcCTATTATCGTTGGAATCGGCTATAAGCACGCAACGCGGTCGTACGGATTCATAAGGTTGTcactcttaaaatattttaggtgAAAGTCCGAATcattattagttaaatatgaATACTCCTACGACACTGTTTACACCCCTGTTTATAGGAGACCTATAgacctatatttatatatactttttgctGAAATACTATAATGATGGTATTGACGTATATAAATGTTACAGACAACATCCCGTGCTCGTCAGCCATCGAACGTTCAAAACATATTCTATTCTTTACGGATGGTCGAGAGAGCGCTTAAGAAACAAGTGAAAGAGGGGCAGATATCAGATACATTGGCTGCGAAATTCCGCTGGGAAAAACTGTAAGTAACGACGTGTtccatttttcataaataactgGCAGTAAAATAAAGTCCacagacattaaaataaatttatgtttaaatttttgatattttttgataCAACAGTTGCACTTGTAATTTTTATGTGTCGAAatgagttcaaatccgggcgAGGATCGTTGAGTTTTCaagtaaaatatctatatataaatagacaaagacaAACAAATCGTTCCTTTTTTCCTCTGCTTCATGCTCTGCTGCTGCTGCTCTTTGCACTAGAGTTAAGtggagttaaataaaagcttatataaacaaataattctcACAATTTAGAACTGATATGCTATTCATTTTAGGTTACCACGACGCAGACAAGAAAGGTCGACATACCATTTAGATAAGAAGACGAATATGAGAGTTTtcaacataaacaaataaacatagtTGCATTAATGTATAACGTAAGATTAAATTTGTAAGAggatataaatgaataaaataaggaGAGGCTCACTGTAAGGTTAAATCATACCAGTGTTGCCAGTTAAGCTTGTAAAGTTACAATTTTGTGGTGAAAGttacgaattaatatttttataaattattttcagatattgttttatatacttattattatatttaaattttttgataaaaaattaatagcgtGTTCAAAAATCAGTACGCGTTAATAGAacttaactaattttaaaaatgactacATGACATGATTACTGCTACCATGCGTCCCGTTTTAAATGGCAAAGTCCCGATTTCAAGCCAATTGTACTACTCTCTTCACGAACCTCTAAATCTAATCATTCGCACTCTCTTTCCCCTTACCAACATATCTTCCGTCTTTGTTGCTAGACAAACTAACAAAGGTATAGAAACGTGACCTTAGAATTTGCCCTGTTTTGCCGaggaagttaaatttaaattaacaacaaatcataagattttgtattattagttataaaagtCCTCCTCATTATTTAATCTAGGCTTAAGATGAAAATCGATTTGTGCTTATTAGTATTGGTTTGTTAAACTTAACcgattataataaacatttctttgtaaacaactttgttttattatgtcgTTTCGCGTCATACATATTAATtgatgtgaaaaaaataacacgaaaataaactgcatttttattatacattaacataatttcaaggtaatgtattatgtaaaacatttcgatatattcaatgaatataagttagtttagtaataaaaataaatctcaaagaatactttttttttaaagtattttttttttttttggtttttgaaCGATACACGACAATACAGTCTCAAAACAAACCGACAAGTGAAGCGCTAAACATTATCCGTATAGGAGCGAATAGTTCGTGAAATAATTATTCAGTGAAAAATGGCCCGAGTATtatagtactggtggtaggactttgtgcaagctcgtctgggtagtaccaccctctcatcagatattctaccgcaaaacagcagtacttggttttattgtgttccagtttaaagggtgagtgagccaatgtaattacaggcacaagggatataacatcttagttcccaaggttggtagcgcattggcgatgtaagcgatggtcaatatttcttacaatggcatgTCAATggtgttagtgaccacttagcatcaggtggcccatatgctcgtccgcctacctattctataaaaaaaaaataggcgaGAAAAGAAACGTCATTCTATACCACTAaatgttatgataaaaaataactttatcccaaaaaacatttttaaatgtttaagtatATATCTACAGTAGTAGGTTAGTTAATATTATTGCTATATAACACTAATCACAAAATCGTTTACCTTTTCCTGTTGAGGATATTCGGCGTTCTGTTGCTGCGCCCGGGAAGCGGCCATGGTCGCGAGCTCGGACATATTCACGTACAAGGCTTGTGGCATTTCTGTGACGACAAAAAGACgacattagaaaaaaaatatgataaaattgaaattaaaatataaagtctctaaatactttattatccGGACAAACCTTTAGCGAGATGCGGCGGCAACGAAGACGGCTTAGCTGGCTTGAACTCAACGTGAGCGATGTTGGAGTTTGTCTTTGCGGGTACCGACGGCCGCTCTAAAGACGAGCAGCGCTGTATACGGGGACagtaaaattactaatattgaaaGAAAACCTCTCTTATTGCGGAGAAGATTTGTTTCgagttacttttttaaatatttctaattgatTGGTGGATAGTGGCCACCTGAAGGTAAATGTGCACCACCTCCCATAGACAATAGCACTAAGAATGTTTGTGAATATAAATGATTGcgcaaatacaatacaattcaattaatttctgtaaataaacaacattgcAATGATAAGTGttccattattaaaaatatttaacataagttgtttacatttaatattataaaatattataattattttttctttatgatTTCTATATCAGATAATAGAGAAcacagtaattattaaaatttgatttgtaCAATTTAATTCAACAGTAACAGTCCCGTTaccctttttttatttgtaccgtaacagcctgtgattgtcccactgctgggctaaaggcctcctctcctctttttgaggagaaggtttggagcttattccaccacgctgctccaatgcgggttggtagaattcacatgtggcagaacttcagtgaaattagacacatgcaggtttcctcacgatgttttccttcaccgtaaagcacgagatgaattataatcacaaattaagcacatgaaaattcagtggtgcttgctagggtttgaacccacgatcatcggttaagattcacgcgttcttaccacagggccatctcggctttttgtttTTTCGGCTTTTTATTTGTactatgtacaatatattttctctTTAAAATGTTCTATAACAATATTAGATTCTAAATATAAAGATCAAGAATTCTGTGTGTTTTATGTTTGTCATGTGACCAGAAACTTTTATTCACATACATTTAGTAGAATTTCAGATTTTCGATGTTTACCCATTATCTCGCAAAGATTTAAAAACTCAGCGGGCCATCCTGATATGGAATCTGTTCGCGATTAGGATTAACATAGCTAACATCCACAGGGTGATTAATGCAAACGCAGATTGCTTGTTCAAAACCCGGGACAACTGAATTATTATGCGCTCAGTTAGTGTTcctaattcatctcgagctcgaTGAAAAACGATAAAGGAACATTTCGTGAAAAAGCCCCACATAACATTTCTAAAGAACATCTGACACATGTGCTGTATAATACGTttgtaagatctaatttggaattcgcttcaacggtttggaatccacaatacccTAAGTAtattatggctatcgaaaatgtacaggataaatttattagaagattattctattaataagcttaatattttgtcttattttgttaccaaatgtttGTGTATTGCGACTTATtatgttatcaaatgtttatgtattatattatgaagtaaGATACGtacgaataaatattataaaataaataagtaaaaaaataaaaaataaatgtgtattcaTCGGCTCGAATTCGAGCAGAGTGGGCGAATATGGGGGGGGGGGAGATGTAACGTGGGGGTACTCACGGTGGGCAGCGGCGGGCGCGCGTAGATGGCGGGCTCGAACGTGTGCGCGCTCAGCGCCGCCCGCCCGTGCACGCGCTCCGCGCCTGCAACACACGCCCTCTCTCACTCTAGCTAGCGGTTGATGTTATCTTGCATCTCACTCGTACCTATCACTACAAGAGCTTACTCGTACTAATAAATACATTCGATGGTACATTTTCTATACTGGTACAAACCCACTAACAACGGTAAAACATTCATTCAATCCTGTCGGTATGTAGTCATCACCGCCCTTAGACAGTGGCGATGTACGAAATAACCATTCGGCACATCGTCTATTCGCCAagcttaagaactaagatgttatgtccctaatGCCTGCAGTTACACGGGCTTACTCTCTTTTAAACCGTagcacaataatactaaaaattactAATCGGCAGCAGATTATTTGATTAGTTGGTACTGACGCTTAatgttcattaatattcaaTACATTCGATATAATAAgactattttaaaacaaacataaataacaataactctGTACGTATTATAACACTTCATAATCTTGTTgcatattacaaaatttattcataAGTAATGGAATTTACCCGCTGATATTGTATGCGGTCGACCCCCCATTATTGCGGAGGCGGCTCTCTCGAACTGGGCCGTATCTTTTAGATCGGGCCACGTCGCCGAAGCTGAAAACACACACATTGAATACACAATTCGTAAGCAACATTTTAAACTAGATGACAAACCACAATAATAATCAAGTTAGCCGAAACGGGatacttgttaaatattttctcggttttaattttttgtattttgattgTTGGTTTTGGTGTGCTAATTTTAATGATTACACaattattggtattttttttgtgtgtgcAATACCCATGTACTAAATTAGgcttcattattttaatgattacacGACTAAGTTAAAAAGTGATTTATGAAACAGTTACGGGCCAAAATCACGATAGCGCATTGGCCTGAGCTGAACCAATCAGCCGAGGTAGTTTAGTGAACTAATATCAATCAATGGGTTCAATATGAGATCtccgttctttttttaaaatacttaccaGCATTAGCTATGCTGTCATTGGTGTCGTCGGTTGTATCCTCATCCGCTTTAGACGGCGTGACGCACTCGCTACTCACACTCTGATTGTCCGAACCCTGGACAAATCGATAAGGGTAAAAATTACGGCATTTAATATTAACCGTCTATGTTCTTCTGTAAGAAAtgcaaaaagaaacaaagactaAGACCATTCAATTGAATGGAATATTCCACTACTCCGCCAATTCCGGAATCCAAAACATAGTATGAGGATCAATAGAAGATATTGCTTTGCAGTTTAGACGAtccttacttaatattataaatttgaaagtgagtttgtttgtttatttgttacgcttacaGGTATAAACTACTCaatcaatcattttaaaattttgcatacacgttatctTTGTTCAGAAATGGAGATAGGCCACCTTATATAATacgaatataaaacataaactatTTCCATCAAATCCAACCGTATACgtaatatgtgttttatttcccctaatgtatatgtttatatcttCATGCCTGagtacatcttttttttttatagaataggaaggtggacgagcatatgggccacctgatggtaagtggtcaccaaacgcccttagacattggcattgtaagaaattgtcaaccatcgcttatagccaatgcgccaccaaacttgggaactaagattttatgtcccttgtgcctgtaattacactggctcactcacccttcaaaccggaacacaacaatatcaagtattgctgttttgcggtagaatatctgatgagtgggtagtacctacccagacgagcttgcacaaagccctaacaaaCTTCACAAATATCAGTTTACATTTTTgcattcataatttaaatcttatataaaaagattaactatactataactacatatataaatgacaCCTTTGATTAtatgcctaactgaaaaaacCAATATAGACATAAAACTTACAGATGAAGTAATTACGATTCGCAGTTTTACTCGTTATAAATTTAGACTATGGACGTTACAATAAATGACGTGGCGTTCAAATGCAGACTAAacaggcaagcgtgctacatcctagaccgtgtcgatgctttacatcagtcaagtcaacggtcaaacgctggcttTAATGTGATACAAAAAAGAATTGCAAaagaacagcctgtgaatttcccactgctgggctaacgcctcctattcctttttgagaaggtttggaggttattccgccacgccgctccaatgaggttaagtggaatacacatgtggcagaatttcagtgaaattagaaattgatataaataatttgatcatgcaggtttcctcacgatgttttccttcaccgtaaagcacgagatgaattataatcacaaaataagtacatgaaaattcagtggtgcttgccggggttcgaatccacgatcatcgaataagattcacgcgttcttaccactgggccatctcggctttttttcaatttcaagaGCTAATTAAAACGAggcgtgaaaaggcatcttgcgggccggcaaggcgaaggcggctagtgcagaacgtttttcccgtctctactggccgtcgtcgcgtttggactctactaccacttaccatcaggtggagtagagtcatttgccctcccggcaaatataaaaaaaaaaaaaatcgtcggaattccgttttcctattataagtgtttaattaaaattattacattgtaACACATTGTGTAAGAAATGACAtgattgtatgtatttatatgtatatgagtgTATATTTAAGCGTTTTTTGGATTTTTTGGAAGAACATTTTTAACGTCCAACGATAGCAAATAACTCGCGTAGACAATATATCAGAGTAAGTGTGCTGTCGTCCAATTAGCAATAAAtagttatactatttttttgtttattattacattatttaattttattgttacatacGGCTTTTCTTATAAACGTCGTTTAGCGGGTTAGGGTTTAGCGTATTAGTGAAACAAAGCCttgtcttattctttcgaaagtcaaatcaataataacagaaagataaaaaACAGTGTTCAACTAaactaagcaacatttataagtaggagcggatattattaaaatagtatcatTTTAAATGACTATTGCAGGAACGTATCATTATGCGTAACCATAAACCCTATACGTGCGAGTGAGCGCGCAATAATAACCGGATCACAGGAACTGCGGTCATTCTCAACGTGGGATGCCAACTGCACAAGATCACCGTCTCTtccatcactctcataatccaatccGGCAATCCGACTCAATGGAAGATATACGTAGAATCAACGACTGTACATGCTTTTCGAGgcatttttaactttttcattGGTCCGATCCTAAGCTTTATGTTGAGCCGACCAAGACCTTGGTATTGCAATCTTCTaatctagaccaacgagacattAAGCCCCGATAAAAACATCTATCCATACACCGTAAGTGCGATGCATAgtgttcgatatttaaattcaaatcctTGCCATGGTGTTGATGAGCATTAAGTAAATcacatgaatttaaaaaataaccgcTTCTCtaagtaaacataaaaaataataaaattgttcaatattaatatccatttcttgaagtatattttgaacAAGCTTTTCCAAATCGAAATTAAAGcgtagattaattaaaattaaaatatatagttgatttcttatacatataaatcatacaataattattattagccgTTAAACTGAAAAACCaagatattgtataaaaaaactgaacatataatttaaaaaaaaaaacaaataataattccgaaatcaaatttaacttaaaaaaagaaaaaataaaagaaaaaattacattttcaacGTAGAGTGACGGCCGTTGGAGCGCGTCCTGGGAACGGAACCCAGAGTCCGAGCTGCACACGCTGGCTAGTCGTGCCGACTACCATTACacacaaataaagaaaaaaaaaaggtaaataatacaaataaaaaaaaaacaaaacgtttcACCGATAAGAGCCAGCGAGTAACttactaattgaaatatatataaatggttataaacaaagtaaaaaaaaaaagttttgatcatattttaaaaaatatataacaataataaatatctttattcaaacaaaggaaaaaaaatataaaaaataaaaaaaaaacctttagaatattaatcaaatacaaATCTCATTGttggataaataataaatttttattttaaatatatgaatgtttattttaatctgtgaTTTTCGATGTATCTATATTGGTATATGAGCGTTTTCCTTGTAAcccttacatacatataataatattaattactgacCTGCGATAGTCCCCTGAGAGAGTCAGGCGCAGGCGCCGATGGAGTGACTCCCGATGAAGCGCTCGATATGGGCGTAGAACAACTAACAGTTGATCCTGACACGCCTGAAAGAAACactttgttgattttttttatatataaaatatgtaggcggtcgagcatataatggtaagtggtcaccaacgcccatagatattggcattgtaagaaatgttaaacatcgcttacatcgccaatgagccacgaaccttgaaaactaaaatgttatgtccctcgtgcctgtaattacactagctcaatcaggcaaaccggaacacaataatatcaaaaactgctgttttgcggtaatatatctgatgagtgggtggtacctacccagacgagcttgcacaaagccctaccagcagtgaatttttttttgattcgaTTGCAAATAAACTTGAAAACTATATTTCTctcgttttttataattatattaaagtaagtaataatttaaatgataggATAATTTAAAGTTCTGCCACccaaaaaaatttttactttcGCGACTCGATACTGACATATGTCACGTAAACATTCTCACGTACGCATTGCGCACTCGAGAACGcaaggaatatttatttttttcctgtTTGTTACAAATAGAGTATTACATAGTTTATTACATGAATGGTATCACAGCCTATAAATATCCCCTGCTAGACAAAGATCTCCTTTCTCTTGCGGATaagatttgaagcttattcttGGTTAAAAACCAAGTGGCCAAGatattagaacgcgtgattctaaGCCGATGATTGGAAGTCCAAACCCGacagcaccgctgaattttcatgtgcttataaatttatttggtgCTTGGTGGTAAAGGAaatctacatgtgtctaatttcattgaaattctgttacatgtgtatccaccaaaccgcattggagcagcctgaTGGaaaaactccaaaccttcttcttatagaaagaggacgccttagcccagcactgggacattaacaggctgttactttggATAAATaaggcaaatgaaaattcattagtgcttgcccaggtttgaaaaCACAGTCTTTACACGATTTGTCCTAACTGTATAATCTCTACTCTTTTAATGTACGCACGCCTaatgttttgttgttatatttgttcgttttccaaatttattttaaaatttcaataaagcaACTTTTACCGTCGCGACTTATTATGACacatattacataaacataaattaggcacatgaaaattcattggtcctaacccgggtttgaacccacaatattttgttgattttagAACAAATCTGGACCATCTCTTCTATTTTAGTTTATGACATTGTGATGTTAACTAATTGATTCTTATAAACTTACCGTGTTGATCCGAACATTGGCTTGTTAGAGACGAGATGGAAGTCAGGGAGGACTTCCGGCTACCAAGGCGAGATGAGGCTGAGGGCGAGTGGGGGGCGGATCCTCCCTCCGCCCATCCACTATAGCAAGActtaatgtcgcatatcacctgTAGTAAGACAAAAACAcactttttaaaaagaataaactaATTGAATAACACCAAATAATTTAGTGGATTATTAAGACAATTCAATATGCTGTAAAACTACTATACCATTGTATAtgctgtatatatattaaaatgctgaagccaagatggcccagtggtaagaacgcgtgaattttaaccgatgatcgtgggttcaaacctgggcaagcaccactgtattttcatgtgctaatgtgttattataatctcttgcttgacggtgaaggaaaacatcgtgaggaaacctgcatgtgcgtaatttcactgaaattatgccaatgtatatttcaccaacccgcattggagcagcatggtggaataagctccaaaccttctcctcaaaaaagggagaggaggccttagcccagcagtggacattCAGGCTGTTATTGTGGACCCAAAGTATTATTTAGTCCGGTACAGCATAGCTAGCGGTAcataagccaactgcgcaggatatatttaAGCCcacaagtgtgcgcgcaaacacaggtccactctctatttcctccctctcataatccgataggaggGCAATCCCATAAgattggaaagagttcaggtgcaggatccacggctttacgtgatttgCGAGGCGTAATtaaacacacttccaactttcagacccCAGGCTGCCACTGAAAATCTTCGATAGAAAAactccatatttttttattagcccgacctagggttcgaacccaggaccATGGGATAATATATAGCCAcaaaaccaacgaggcaatcataaataataatatattgaaatgttcAATCTTTACCTATAGTTGTTTTGACTTGTTCAGCTATAAAAAAACTGCTAatctaaggccacctctccgtTTGAGAAGattagaagcttattccaccaggctatTTGAATGAGAATTGGTGGAAACGcatgtggcaaattttcatcCAAAACATGCATGTTTTCTCATTATGCAAAGCGCAACAAAATTCAtagatgcttgcccgggttagaacccaAAATCTTTAGTTAAAGATTCGCACACACGCGAATCTTTAAcgcgttatttatattatatatttaacattatgtaataattttcggTATTCGGGAGcgaatactttattatataatacgtaatacataaaaatacataacatgtcTATAAGATTGTGTATTCTTATGACAGTTGCGTAAACAATATGTCTAATCGATGACGCTTATGTATCTTGAATAATTTCTAAACTATTTTCCTCTTTACGTATTATTTACAATGATTCAAAGCATAAAGCCAACAATTTATCAtggctattaattattttattaaataattaagctagTTGTAAAGTTGTATGTAAACTAATATTCCGATGGCAAAATAGAGGTGAAaaatcttagatttacatattatatatagatttaatagctcttgctaatatatat
Proteins encoded in this region:
- the LOC126777598 gene encoding uncharacterized protein LOC126777598 isoform X1 produces the protein MKSVLKYTTYITFAVNVLICLGCPHETENVKAAYKSGEAFEQNMPITLENIKRKLKESGIFNWQDPKLTDRERKELTKLFEAVEIMTTSRARQPSNVQNIFYSLRMVERALKKQVKEGQISDTLAAKFRWEKLLPRRRQERSTYHLDKKTNMRVFNINK
- the LOC126777598 gene encoding uncharacterized protein LOC126777598 isoform X2, translated to MKSVLKYTTYITFAVNVLICLGCPHETENVKAAYKSGEAFEQNMPITLENIKRKLKESGIFNWQDPKLTDRERKELTKLFEAVEIMTTSRARQPSNVQNIFYSLRMVERALKKQVKEGQISDTLAAKFRWEKLQERSTYHLDKKTNMRVFNINK